A portion of the Sus scrofa isolate TJ Tabasco breed Duroc chromosome 5, Sscrofa11.1, whole genome shotgun sequence genome contains these proteins:
- the BCDIN3D gene encoding pre-miRNA 5'-monophosphate methyltransferase, translating into MAASRKQATGSVDEATAEEEPRVLEPGAAPFGNFPHYSRFHPPEQRLRLLPPELLRRLFPQSPETRPILGLDVGCNSGDLSVALYKHFLSLHDGETCSDASRELHLLCCDIDPVLVERAEKECPFPDGLTFITLDFMNQKTRKVLLSSFLSQFGRSVFDIGFCMSITMWIHLNHGDQGLWEFLAHLSSLCRYLLVEPQPWKCYRAAARRLRKLGLHDFDHFRSLAIRGDMANQIVQILTQDHGMEFVCCFGNTSWDRSLLLFRAKQTTETHPIPESLIEEGKERNRLRFWRQMGGLEDQGRY; encoded by the exons ATGGCGGCGTCCAGGAAGCAGGCTACCGGGAGCGTTGACGAGGCTACGGCAGAAGAGGAACCACGAGTTCTAGAACCCGGGGCCGCCCCATTCGGAAATTTCCCTCATTATTCCCGCTTCCACCCTCCAGAGCAACGGCTCCGCCTCCTTCCCCCAGAGCTGCTTCGCCGACTCTTCCCTCAGAGTCCCGAGACAAGGCCGATCCTGGGGCTCGACGTGGGTTGTAACTCCGGG GATTTGAGTGTGGCCCTATACAAACATTTCCTTTCCTTACATGATGGGGAGACCTGCTCAGATGCCTCAAGAGAACTCCATCTCCTCTGCTGCGACATAGATCCTGTCCTGGTGGAACGAGCTGAAAAAGAATGCCCTTTTCCTGATGGCTTGACTTTTATTACCCTGGACTTTATGAATCAAAAGACCCGGAAAGTTCTCTTGAGCTCTTTCTTAAGCCAGTTTGGACGCTCAGTTTTTGATATTGGCTTCTGCATGTCTATAACCATGTGGATTCATCTGAACCATGGGGACCAAggtctatgggagttcctggccCACCTTTCTTCCCTATGCCGCTACCTCCTTGTGGAGCCACAGCCCTGGAAGTGTTATCGGGCAGCTGCAAGGCGTCTTCGGAAGCTGGGCCTCCATGATTTTGACCACTTCCGCTCCCTTGCCATCCGAGGAGATATGGCCAATCAGATTGTGCAGATCTTGACCCAAGACCATGGCATGGAATTCGTATGCTGCTTTGGCAATACCAGCTGGGACCGAAGCCTTCTGCTCTTCAGGGCAAAACAAACCACAGAGACTCATCCCATCCCTGAATCACTGatagaagaagggaaagaaaggaacagattAAGATTCTGGAGACAGATGGGAGGGTTGGAAGACCAGGGTAGATATTAA